The following are encoded in a window of Neomicrococcus lactis genomic DNA:
- a CDS encoding endonuclease/exonuclease/phosphatase family protein gives MRKSLTAAVAASLVLSVPFAATAASAAPTNKNAEKSAAKADQQQSLKVATYNSSLNRNAEGDLVRDLSTPDNVQAKAVAEVIQMNQPDVLLINEFDYDAEHRAADLFRTHYLAVSQNGQPTADYPYVYTAPVNTGVPSGFDLNNNGAVAGGDDAWGFGLFPGQYGMVVYSKYPILEDQVRTFQNFLWKDMPNHAIPENWYSAQELEQFPLSSKSHWDIPVQVDNKVVHALTSHPTPPTFDGPEDRNGRRNHDEIRFWADYVATSKKQSSYIYDDNGEFGGLKAGERFVILGDQNADPKDGDSLDQAIQQLLNHNRIQDPLPTSEGGPEAAVLQNGANLTHEADPAYDTADFADGAPGNLRADYVLPSRNLVVEDAGVFWPKKGEPGSELTGEYPFPTSDHRLVWVEIKK, from the coding sequence ATGCGTAAATCACTCACCGCCGCTGTAGCGGCGTCTCTCGTACTGTCCGTTCCTTTCGCCGCAACCGCTGCATCCGCGGCACCTACAAACAAGAATGCCGAGAAATCTGCTGCCAAAGCTGACCAGCAGCAGTCTCTCAAGGTCGCTACCTATAACTCGTCGCTCAACCGGAATGCCGAAGGCGATCTGGTTCGCGATTTGTCGACCCCAGACAATGTGCAGGCTAAGGCTGTGGCTGAAGTGATCCAGATGAATCAGCCAGACGTGCTGCTCATCAACGAATTCGACTACGACGCCGAACACCGTGCCGCAGATTTGTTCCGCACTCATTACCTTGCAGTCTCTCAAAACGGTCAGCCAACCGCAGATTACCCGTACGTGTACACCGCGCCGGTGAACACCGGTGTGCCTTCGGGTTTTGATTTGAACAACAACGGCGCTGTGGCCGGTGGTGACGATGCGTGGGGATTCGGACTGTTCCCCGGTCAGTACGGCATGGTGGTCTACTCGAAGTATCCGATCCTCGAAGATCAGGTGCGCACCTTCCAGAACTTCCTGTGGAAGGACATGCCAAACCACGCCATCCCTGAGAACTGGTACTCCGCGCAAGAGCTCGAGCAGTTCCCTCTGTCTTCCAAGAGCCACTGGGACATCCCGGTTCAGGTGGACAACAAGGTAGTCCACGCGCTGACCTCGCACCCGACCCCACCCACCTTCGACGGTCCCGAGGACCGCAATGGCCGCCGCAACCATGACGAAATCCGGTTCTGGGCTGACTACGTCGCCACCTCCAAGAAGCAGTCGTCATACATCTACGACGACAACGGAGAGTTCGGCGGACTCAAGGCTGGCGAGCGCTTCGTGATCCTTGGCGATCAGAACGCGGATCCGAAGGATGGAGATTCGTTGGATCAGGCGATTCAGCAGTTGCTCAACCACAACCGTATTCAGGATCCGTTGCCAACGTCCGAGGGTGGCCCGGAAGCGGCAGTCTTGCAGAACGGCGCAAACCTGACTCATGAGGCTGATCCTGCCTATGACACGGCTGACTTCGCAGATGGCGCTCCGGGCAACTTGCGTGCCGACTACGTTTTGCCATCTCGCAATTTGGTAGTTGAGGATGCCGGCGTTTTCTGGCCTAAGAAGGGCGAGCCTGGCTCAGAGCTAACTGGCGAATACCCGTTCCCGACGTCCGATCACCGCTTGGTGTGGGTTGAAATCAAGAAGTAG
- a CDS encoding OsmC family protein, protein MSFNEHHFELDVHWTGNQGTGTSGYRDYSRSHNVLADGPGEILGSAARPFRGDAERWNPEQLMLAALAQCHMLSYLHVAVMNNVVVTAYDDHATATLNVNPDGSGELTSATLRPRVSLADESQRALADSLHDQARDVCFIARSVNFPVHHEPESPPA, encoded by the coding sequence ATGTCCTTTAACGAGCATCATTTTGAACTCGACGTGCACTGGACCGGGAACCAGGGAACTGGCACCTCTGGTTACCGTGACTACTCGCGCTCCCACAACGTCCTAGCTGACGGTCCCGGCGAGATTCTGGGTAGTGCGGCTAGACCCTTCCGGGGAGATGCAGAACGCTGGAACCCAGAGCAGCTCATGCTTGCTGCCCTGGCACAGTGCCACATGCTGTCCTACCTTCACGTCGCCGTGATGAACAACGTGGTGGTCACCGCGTACGACGACCATGCAACCGCAACACTGAACGTGAATCCTGACGGCAGCGGTGAGCTCACCTCCGCGACGTTGCGACCACGAGTCTCCTTGGCCGATGAATCCCAGCGTGCCCTCGCCGATTCACTTCACGATCAAGCACGCGACGTATGTTTCATCGCCCGATCCGTGAATTTCCCCGTCCACCATGAGCCAGAATCGCCACCGGCATGA
- a CDS encoding DNA alkylation repair protein: MRSNRATEPTAPTAPSDEALEDFYKAITEAHLALQDPERAAKMQAYMKSDIPHFGVPKPQSRKLTMQLAKEHFGTDPLQRIAAAEFVWNKATHRDHLYAAQDTLDIASIRGNIEVLPLLTHMIDTGQWWELVDAVQGHFSELLTTHQLALTKLLREWVHHENKWRRRTSIIAQLKLKKSTDTELLAYAITENAADKDFFIRKAAGWALREYAKSNEPWVKDFLKTHRDELSPLTIREASKHLLNSNHE, encoded by the coding sequence ATGAGAAGCAACAGGGCCACAGAACCTACAGCGCCGACAGCCCCATCCGACGAAGCCCTTGAGGACTTCTACAAGGCAATCACCGAGGCTCACCTAGCTCTTCAAGACCCAGAACGTGCTGCCAAGATGCAGGCTTACATGAAGTCTGACATTCCGCATTTCGGCGTCCCGAAACCGCAGAGCCGCAAGCTCACTATGCAGCTGGCGAAAGAGCACTTCGGCACCGATCCCCTGCAGCGCATTGCCGCCGCGGAATTCGTCTGGAACAAGGCCACTCATCGCGACCACCTCTATGCCGCCCAAGACACGCTGGATATCGCTTCCATTCGCGGGAACATCGAAGTCCTTCCGCTGCTTACCCACATGATCGACACAGGCCAGTGGTGGGAATTGGTGGACGCAGTTCAGGGCCATTTTTCCGAACTCTTGACCACCCACCAGTTAGCACTTACTAAACTCCTACGGGAGTGGGTGCACCACGAAAATAAGTGGCGTCGTCGTACTTCTATCATCGCCCAACTGAAGCTCAAGAAATCCACTGATACCGAGCTCCTCGCCTACGCCATCACCGAGAATGCGGCTGATAAGGATTTCTTTATCCGCAAAGCCGCAGGTTGGGCGCTGCGTGAATACGCCAAATCAAATGAGCCCTGGGTCAAGGATTTCCTGAAAACCCACCGTGACGAACTCTCGCCACTCACGATTCGGGAAGCAAGCAAGCACCTCCTAAACTCGAATCATGAATGA
- a CDS encoding acyl-CoA thioesterase, whose protein sequence is MNPTERLIDLLDVDGDPEARTDEDIFVGHSPKQPNRRVFGGQVLGQSVVAASRTVQEDRAIHSLHGYFLRPGDISKPITFGVQRLRDGRSFSARRVHAYQDGVPILSMIASFEVPAVGIEHQMDFPSNIPDPETLPTASKWLEGIDHPMAKDWRENRPFDFRYVDEPIFFKPAADPFAGTVVWIKTRDPLPAGTPQAVHRAALAYASDYTLLESVMRRHKLVWTTPGMSIASLDHAMWWHRPVAVDEWMLYVQESPSASEARGLGTGRIFSRNGELLATVAQEGMIRIPQLSDEQEQATGE, encoded by the coding sequence ATGAATCCAACAGAACGACTCATCGATCTTTTGGATGTAGATGGAGATCCTGAAGCGCGCACCGACGAAGACATCTTCGTAGGTCACTCGCCAAAACAACCGAACCGTCGCGTTTTCGGTGGCCAAGTATTGGGCCAGTCGGTAGTTGCGGCCTCGCGTACGGTTCAGGAAGACCGTGCCATTCACTCATTGCATGGTTACTTCCTTCGCCCAGGCGATATTTCCAAGCCCATCACCTTCGGCGTGCAGCGCTTGCGCGATGGCCGATCCTTTTCAGCTCGCCGGGTTCACGCTTATCAAGATGGTGTGCCGATCCTCTCGATGATCGCGTCCTTCGAGGTGCCTGCCGTTGGCATTGAGCACCAGATGGATTTCCCCTCCAACATTCCGGATCCGGAGACTTTGCCGACTGCGTCCAAGTGGCTTGAGGGAATTGACCACCCGATGGCGAAGGACTGGCGCGAGAACCGTCCTTTCGACTTCCGTTATGTGGACGAGCCAATCTTCTTCAAGCCTGCGGCCGATCCGTTCGCAGGCACCGTGGTGTGGATCAAGACTCGCGATCCCCTGCCAGCCGGTACACCGCAGGCAGTTCACCGCGCTGCTCTCGCGTACGCATCTGACTACACGCTGCTCGAGTCAGTCATGCGTCGCCACAAGCTGGTGTGGACCACGCCGGGCATGAGCATTGCGTCCTTGGACCACGCGATGTGGTGGCACCGCCCTGTGGCCGTCGATGAGTGGATGCTCTATGTGCAGGAATCGCCGAGCGCTTCCGAGGCACGAGGTTTGGGAACGGGACGTATCTTCTCCCGCAACGGTGAATTGTTGGCAACGGTTGCCCAGGAAGGCATGATTCGCATCCCTCAGCTTTCCGATGAGCAGGAACAAGCCACCGGCGAGTAA
- the pepN gene encoding aminopeptidase N — MPGLNLTREEARERAEHISVDSYEVSLDLTRGERIFGSTTTVRFSARAGASTFIDAVTDKVHRITVNGAEIDPEQNSDGVRIQLPELAAENVVTIEADALYTNTGEGLHRFVDPVDQEVYLYTQFEVPDSRRMFAVFEQPDLKATFQFTVTAPAHWDLISNQTTPEPVAVDDTKKTWTFAPTPRLASYVTALIAGPYQNIRSELTSSDGRVIPLGVFARKSLMEFVDADNIFTITRQGFEFFEKQFGTPYPFEKYDQLFVPEFNAGAMENAGAVTFLESYVFRSKVPDALVERRAITILHELAHMWFGDLVTMKWWNDLWLNESFAEFMSTLAAAEATEFTQSWTTFSSLEKSWAYAQDQLPSTHPIVAPINDLEDVQVNFDGITYAKGASVLRQLVAWVGQEEFMAGVRSYFAKHAWKNTELKDLLSELEVSSGRDLSNWGAQWLETAGVNKLEPRIEEDAEGKISSFTIRQSAPENHNTLRPHRLAVGTYDLDASGKLTRTHRVELDLDGEDTTVVELEGIERPALILVNDDDLAYAKIRLDEKSLAFAVDHLKDFESSLPRTIIWGAAWDATRDAETPARQYVELVLNNIGNESDSTVIMVLLRQLGTTLDSYVADDARKELSERAADRLWELSQQAQPGSDAQLQFVKAFALRSRTTSQLDTVEALLNGTQELDGMSLDVDMKWALLTALVAGGRKGQADIDAMLATDDTANGDLSAHTARAALPTLEAKRAMFEEIRSGEKLSNAQSRAAIMGFNRAHDSQLLAGFAEEYFGSIRKVWESKSFDTAEQIVLGLFPVTQVAQSTLASADEFLKNLGDEIPALRRLVLESRDGIARALTARAADH, encoded by the coding sequence GTGCCCGGACTAAATCTCACCCGCGAGGAAGCTCGCGAGCGTGCAGAACACATTTCTGTAGACAGCTACGAAGTCTCCCTTGACCTTACCCGTGGCGAGCGAATTTTTGGCTCGACCACCACCGTGCGCTTCTCCGCGCGAGCTGGAGCCTCTACTTTCATCGATGCTGTGACGGACAAAGTTCACCGCATTACAGTCAACGGCGCTGAGATTGATCCAGAGCAGAACTCTGATGGCGTCCGCATTCAGCTTCCAGAGCTTGCAGCAGAGAACGTCGTCACCATTGAGGCAGACGCCCTTTATACGAACACCGGCGAAGGCCTTCATCGTTTCGTGGACCCCGTAGACCAAGAGGTATACCTCTATACCCAGTTTGAGGTTCCAGATTCGCGCCGCATGTTTGCTGTGTTTGAGCAGCCGGACCTCAAGGCAACGTTCCAGTTCACCGTGACCGCTCCTGCTCACTGGGATCTCATCTCAAACCAGACCACTCCTGAGCCTGTTGCTGTTGATGACACCAAGAAGACCTGGACCTTCGCACCGACTCCACGTTTGGCTTCTTACGTCACTGCACTTATTGCCGGCCCGTACCAAAACATCCGCTCCGAGCTCACCAGCTCTGACGGACGAGTCATCCCACTCGGTGTCTTCGCGCGTAAGTCCCTCATGGAATTCGTGGACGCTGACAACATCTTCACGATCACCCGTCAGGGCTTTGAATTCTTCGAGAAGCAGTTCGGCACACCGTACCCATTTGAGAAGTATGACCAGCTCTTTGTCCCGGAGTTCAACGCCGGCGCTATGGAGAACGCTGGCGCTGTCACGTTCCTGGAAAGCTACGTCTTCCGTTCCAAGGTGCCGGATGCGCTTGTTGAGCGCCGCGCCATCACCATCCTTCACGAACTCGCTCACATGTGGTTCGGCGACTTGGTGACCATGAAGTGGTGGAACGATCTCTGGCTCAACGAGTCCTTCGCAGAGTTCATGTCCACGCTCGCGGCAGCAGAAGCCACCGAATTCACGCAGTCTTGGACCACCTTCTCCTCGCTCGAGAAGTCATGGGCTTACGCTCAGGACCAGCTGCCATCCACGCACCCGATCGTTGCTCCTATTAACGATCTTGAAGACGTGCAGGTGAACTTCGACGGCATTACCTACGCCAAGGGCGCTTCCGTCCTTCGCCAGCTCGTTGCCTGGGTTGGTCAGGAAGAGTTCATGGCCGGCGTTCGTTCCTACTTCGCAAAGCACGCATGGAAGAACACCGAGCTCAAGGATCTGCTTTCCGAGCTTGAGGTTTCCTCGGGCCGTGACCTTTCTAACTGGGGCGCACAGTGGCTCGAGACTGCTGGCGTCAACAAGTTAGAGCCAAGGATTGAAGAGGACGCCGAAGGAAAGATTTCCTCCTTCACCATTCGCCAGTCCGCACCGGAAAACCACAACACGCTACGCCCACACCGCTTGGCTGTTGGCACGTACGATCTGGATGCCTCCGGCAAGCTGACTCGTACGCACCGCGTGGAGTTGGACTTGGATGGCGAAGACACCACCGTGGTGGAGCTCGAAGGCATCGAACGTCCCGCACTTATTTTGGTGAACGACGACGACCTCGCGTACGCAAAGATTCGTCTCGACGAAAAGTCTCTTGCTTTCGCAGTTGATCACTTGAAGGACTTCGAATCCTCACTCCCCCGCACCATCATCTGGGGCGCCGCATGGGATGCCACGCGTGACGCTGAGACGCCAGCTCGCCAGTATGTAGAGCTTGTGCTCAACAACATCGGCAACGAGAGCGACTCGACCGTCATCATGGTGCTCTTGCGCCAGCTGGGAACCACGTTGGATTCCTACGTTGCGGACGACGCTCGCAAGGAACTTTCCGAACGCGCCGCTGACCGCTTGTGGGAACTGTCTCAGCAGGCTCAGCCAGGATCCGACGCTCAGCTTCAGTTCGTCAAGGCATTCGCGTTGCGCTCCCGCACGACATCGCAGCTCGACACTGTCGAAGCACTGTTGAACGGCACGCAAGAGCTCGACGGAATGTCCCTCGACGTTGACATGAAGTGGGCACTCTTGACCGCGCTTGTTGCTGGCGGCCGCAAGGGCCAGGCCGACATCGATGCGATGTTGGCCACGGATGACACCGCCAACGGTGACTTGTCCGCGCACACGGCTCGTGCTGCACTTCCAACTCTTGAAGCAAAGCGTGCCATGTTCGAGGAGATTCGCTCCGGCGAGAAGCTCTCCAACGCTCAGTCACGTGCTGCCATCATGGGCTTCAACCGAGCACACGACTCGCAGCTGCTGGCTGGCTTTGCCGAGGAATACTTCGGTTCCATCCGCAAGGTCTGGGAATCCAAGTCGTTTGATACGGCAGAGCAGATCGTCCTCGGCCTGTTCCCTGTCACGCAAGTTGCACAATCCACGCTTGCTAGCGCGGATGAGTTCTTGAAGAACCTCGGAGACGAGATCCCGGCATTGCGTCGCCTGGTGCTCGAGAGCCGCGATGGAATTGCTCGTGCGTTGACGGCTCGTGCCGCTGACCACTAA
- a CDS encoding single-stranded DNA-binding protein, with amino-acid sequence MSEVMTVRGFVATDPRLKKLENGTDATDFRLACSERWFDREKNEWVDGQTNWFSVTAYRELAKNSVSSIKKGEKVIVVGRLKVRTFTREDSTVGAYVGLEAQSIGHDLTWASSAVIHKSYPPKSSNDTTQASSPESAGAAEEGNSITAEEELCADADQQFEAEDTDDRELAMR; translated from the coding sequence ATGAGTGAAGTGATGACGGTCCGCGGTTTCGTCGCGACGGATCCACGGTTGAAGAAGCTTGAAAACGGAACAGATGCCACTGACTTCCGGTTGGCCTGCAGCGAGCGCTGGTTTGATCGCGAGAAGAACGAATGGGTGGACGGCCAGACCAACTGGTTCTCTGTCACGGCCTACCGTGAGCTCGCAAAGAACTCGGTGTCGAGCATCAAGAAGGGTGAAAAGGTCATTGTGGTGGGACGGCTCAAAGTGCGTACCTTCACGCGTGAAGACTCAACCGTTGGCGCCTACGTCGGCTTGGAAGCCCAATCCATTGGCCATGACCTCACGTGGGCCAGTAGCGCCGTGATTCATAAGTCCTATCCACCGAAGTCATCCAACGACACAACTCAAGCGTCTAGCCCAGAGAGCGCCGGCGCTGCAGAAGAAGGAAACAGCATCACTGCTGAAGAAGAGTTGTGTGCCGACGCCGACCAACAGTTCGAAGCGGAGGACACCGACGATCGTGAATTGGCCATGCGCTGA
- a CDS encoding ribose-5-phosphate isomerase yields the protein MRIHIATDHAGLELSHHLIKHLTEAGHEVTDHGPQSYDPLDDYPSFCINAALAVAADQANGVEALGIVLGGSGNGEQIAANKVKGIRAALVWNQNTAKLAREHNDANVVAVGGRQHSLEEATALIDAFIAEPFSNDERHVRRIGKIATYENTGDVVL from the coding sequence ATGCGTATCCACATTGCCACGGATCATGCTGGACTCGAGCTAAGCCACCACCTCATTAAGCATTTGACGGAAGCCGGCCACGAAGTCACGGATCACGGACCGCAAAGCTACGACCCACTCGACGACTACCCAAGCTTCTGCATTAACGCTGCTCTTGCGGTGGCCGCAGACCAGGCAAATGGCGTTGAGGCACTAGGAATTGTCCTTGGTGGCTCCGGAAACGGCGAACAGATTGCTGCAAATAAGGTCAAGGGCATCCGTGCTGCATTGGTCTGGAACCAGAACACGGCAAAGCTTGCGCGTGAACACAACGATGCAAACGTTGTAGCTGTGGGTGGACGTCAGCATTCTCTAGAGGAAGCAACTGCCCTTATTGATGCCTTTATTGCTGAACCATTTTCAAATGACGAGCGTCACGTTCGTCGAATTGGAAAGATCGCAACGTACGAAAACACGGGCGACGTGGTTTTGTGA
- a CDS encoding globin has translation MGQKISQLRPTGSGSAGASKEAEEYRLEDYAGTFYYSVGGKETFKKLTEIFYREVEKDPDFRAMYPEEDLRPAQVRLQLFLEQYWGGPTTYGEHRGHPRLRMRHHPFPVNSINRDKWLAFMRTALDEMALPQLQDATLWDYFERAAHSLQNTPDN, from the coding sequence ATGGGCCAGAAGATTTCGCAATTGCGACCCACTGGTTCAGGCTCTGCGGGCGCTTCCAAAGAAGCTGAGGAGTACCGCCTCGAGGATTACGCCGGTACGTTCTATTACTCCGTGGGCGGCAAGGAAACGTTCAAGAAATTGACGGAGATCTTCTACCGCGAGGTGGAGAAGGATCCCGATTTCCGCGCCATGTATCCGGAGGAAGACCTGCGTCCCGCTCAAGTACGACTTCAATTGTTCTTGGAGCAATACTGGGGCGGACCCACCACGTACGGTGAGCACCGCGGTCACCCGCGCTTGCGCATGCGCCATCACCCGTTCCCGGTGAATTCCATAAACCGCGATAAGTGGCTTGCGTTCATGCGCACAGCCCTTGACGAGATGGCACTCCCCCAGCTTCAGGACGCGACGTTGTGGGATTACTTCGAGCGTGCCGCGCATTCGTTGCAGAACACGCCAGACAACTAA
- the ettA gene encoding energy-dependent translational throttle protein EttA: MAEFIYTMTKARKAVGDKVILDDVSMSFFPGAKIGVVGPNGAGKSTILKIMAGLDTPSNGEARLSPGYSVGILLQEPPLNEEKTVLGNVQEGVGEIYEKITRYNEISEEMTQPDADFDALLEEMGKLQEAIDAADAWDIDSQLEQAMDALRCPPGDSPVTNLSGGERRRVALCKLLLQKPDLLLLDEPTNHLDAESVLWLEQHLQSYPGAVLAVTHDRYFLDHVAEWIAEVDRGKLHPYEGNYSTYLEKKRERLAIQGKKDQKLAKRLADELDWVRSNSKGRQTKSKARLARYEEMAAEAEKTRKLDFEEIQIPPGPRLGSLVIEAKNLQKGFDDRTLIDGLSFTLPRNGIVGVIGPNGVGKSTLFKTIVGLEELDGGDLRVGETVKISYVDQNRAGIDPDKSLWEVVSDGLDYINVGQVEMPSRAYVSAFGFKGPDQQKRAGVLSGGERNRLNLALTLKQGGNLLLLDEPTNDLDVETLSSLENALLEFPGCAVVISHDRWFLDRVATHILAYEGTEENPANWYWFEGNFESYEQNKIERLGPDAAKPHRVTHRRLTRD, translated from the coding sequence ATGGCCGAATTTATTTACACCATGACCAAGGCGCGCAAAGCTGTTGGCGACAAGGTCATCCTTGACGATGTGAGCATGTCGTTCTTCCCTGGCGCCAAAATTGGCGTTGTGGGTCCGAACGGTGCTGGTAAGTCGACGATCCTTAAGATCATGGCGGGACTCGATACCCCGTCCAACGGTGAAGCACGTTTGAGCCCCGGATACTCCGTGGGAATCTTGCTGCAGGAACCACCTCTCAATGAGGAAAAGACTGTTCTTGGCAACGTCCAAGAAGGCGTGGGCGAGATCTACGAAAAGATCACTCGCTACAACGAGATCTCGGAAGAGATGACCCAGCCCGATGCTGACTTTGATGCTCTCTTGGAAGAGATGGGCAAGCTTCAGGAAGCAATCGACGCCGCTGACGCGTGGGACATCGATTCCCAGCTCGAGCAGGCAATGGACGCGTTGCGTTGCCCGCCAGGGGATAGCCCAGTCACCAACCTTTCCGGTGGTGAACGCCGTCGCGTTGCTTTGTGCAAGCTTTTGCTGCAGAAGCCTGACTTGTTGCTCCTCGATGAGCCTACTAACCACTTGGACGCCGAGTCCGTGTTGTGGCTCGAACAGCACTTGCAATCCTACCCGGGCGCTGTCCTTGCCGTCACCCACGACCGGTACTTCCTCGACCACGTCGCGGAATGGATCGCTGAAGTGGACCGCGGCAAGTTGCACCCATACGAGGGCAACTACTCGACCTACCTTGAGAAGAAGCGCGAACGTCTTGCAATCCAGGGCAAGAAGGATCAGAAGCTCGCAAAGCGACTCGCTGACGAACTCGACTGGGTGCGCTCCAACTCCAAGGGTCGCCAGACCAAGTCGAAGGCTCGTTTGGCACGCTACGAAGAGATGGCTGCCGAGGCGGAGAAGACTCGCAAGCTCGACTTCGAAGAGATCCAGATTCCACCAGGACCACGTCTTGGCTCTCTGGTGATCGAAGCCAAGAACTTGCAGAAGGGCTTCGACGATCGCACCTTGATCGACGGACTCTCCTTCACGTTGCCACGCAACGGCATCGTCGGCGTTATCGGCCCGAACGGTGTGGGTAAGTCGACGCTCTTCAAGACCATTGTTGGACTTGAAGAACTCGACGGCGGCGACCTGCGCGTTGGTGAAACGGTCAAGATTTCTTACGTTGACCAGAACCGCGCCGGCATCGACCCAGACAAGTCCCTGTGGGAAGTTGTCTCCGACGGTCTCGACTACATCAACGTTGGACAGGTTGAAATGCCGTCCCGCGCTTACGTTTCTGCGTTCGGCTTCAAGGGCCCAGATCAGCAGAAGCGCGCTGGCGTGCTCTCCGGTGGTGAGCGTAACCGCTTGAACCTCGCGTTGACCCTCAAGCAGGGTGGAAACCTCTTGCTCCTTGACGAACCGACTAACGACCTCGACGTGGAAACTCTTTCCTCGCTCGAAAACGCGTTGCTCGAATTCCCGGGCTGCGCCGTCGTGATTTCCCACGACCGTTGGTTCCTTGACCGAGTGGCTACCCACATCCTCGCGTACGAAGGCACCGAGGAAAACCCGGCCAACTGGTACTGGTTCGAGGGTAACTTCGAGTCGTACGAGCAGAACAAGATTGAGCGACTCGGCCCAGACGCGGCGAAGCCTCACCGCGTGACGCACCGCCGGTTGACCCGCGACTAA
- the tig gene encoding trigger factor, which yields MKSAVETLNPTRVKLEVEVPLEELKPEIDKAYKSIATQIQVPGFRKGKVPSRLIDQRVGRGYVIETAINEGLNGYYQQAVLENELVPLSRPEVEISELPDPEKNEGQLKFHVEIDVRPTIELPDYKGLDIEVDAAKTSDDDVQAQLDELRGRFGTLKNVDRPTADGDYITIDLGASVEDEEVDSATGLSYLVGSGTMLDGLDEAVIGLSADEDATFTTALVGGEHAGKDATVKVKVTAVKERELPEANDDFAQLASEFDTMDELMADLKRVADESKVTEQGIQARDKVMDRLVEIIEVPVPESVIEEQVASHFGDHQHDQENDHDTPEHRAEVRENTERAFRNEIILDAIAEKEEIGVEQAELIEYIVQASQQYGIDPNQFAQMLDQQGQVSMMVGEVRRRKALAHVLELAAVKDTEGNEVDLTTFVRPAGELAEENDDAAEVSEETEEDAKA from the coding sequence GTGAAGAGCGCCGTTGAAACACTCAACCCCACCCGCGTCAAGCTCGAGGTTGAGGTTCCACTAGAAGAACTCAAGCCGGAAATCGACAAGGCGTACAAGTCGATCGCCACGCAGATCCAGGTTCCTGGTTTCCGTAAGGGCAAGGTTCCTTCTCGTTTGATCGACCAGCGCGTTGGCCGTGGCTACGTCATTGAGACGGCCATCAACGAAGGCCTGAACGGTTACTACCAGCAGGCAGTGCTTGAGAACGAACTCGTTCCACTGTCTCGCCCAGAAGTTGAGATCTCCGAACTTCCTGATCCAGAGAAGAACGAAGGCCAGCTCAAGTTCCACGTTGAGATTGACGTTCGCCCAACCATTGAACTTCCTGACTACAAGGGTCTTGACATCGAAGTTGATGCAGCCAAGACCTCTGACGATGATGTTCAGGCTCAGCTCGACGAACTTCGCGGCCGCTTTGGCACGTTGAAGAACGTTGATCGCCCAACCGCCGATGGCGACTACATCACCATCGACCTTGGCGCTTCCGTCGAGGACGAAGAAGTAGATTCCGCAACGGGCCTTTCCTACCTCGTAGGCTCCGGCACTATGCTCGACGGCTTGGATGAGGCTGTTATCGGCCTTTCCGCTGACGAGGATGCAACCTTCACCACTGCTTTGGTGGGTGGCGAGCACGCCGGCAAGGACGCAACCGTCAAGGTTAAGGTCACCGCAGTCAAGGAGCGCGAGCTTCCTGAGGCAAACGACGACTTCGCCCAGTTGGCTTCCGAGTTCGACACGATGGACGAGCTCATGGCTGACCTCAAGCGCGTTGCTGACGAGTCCAAGGTGACCGAGCAGGGCATCCAGGCTCGCGACAAGGTCATGGACCGCCTCGTGGAAATCATCGAGGTTCCAGTTCCTGAGTCCGTCATCGAAGAGCAGGTTGCTTCTCACTTCGGCGACCACCAGCACGATCAGGAAAACGATCACGACACCCCAGAGCACCGCGCTGAGGTTCGTGAAAACACCGAGCGTGCTTTCCGCAACGAGATCATCCTTGACGCTATTGCTGAAAAGGAAGAAATCGGTGTCGAGCAGGCTGAGCTCATCGAATACATCGTTCAGGCTTCCCAGCAGTACGGCATCGACCCGAACCAGTTCGCTCAGATGCTTGACCAGCAGGGTCAGGTCTCCATGATGGTTGGCGAAGTTCGCCGCCGTAAGGCACTTGCTCACGTTCTTGAGCTTGCAGCCGTCAAGGACACCGAGGGCAACGAGGTTGATTTGACCACTTTCGTTCGCCCAGCCGGTGAGCTTGCTGAAGAGAACGACGACGCAGCTGAGGTGTCCGAGGAAACTGAAGAAGACGCAAAGGCATAA